The Acidobacteriota bacterium genome has a segment encoding these proteins:
- a CDS encoding PDZ domain-containing protein: MKTNLSRREMAVPDRSGLVRFDGEIHRHPTSLAGRAWTMKRWARGLVLVAVMACGGLAPELVAQDLSSARVEFAAAAESVELPFELYHGLPVVDVQLVGREEPLRLILDSGAAVMVLTDGALVDELGWPVLAQANVQGHGDGQAQTAPLVGGVALRLGEVLVSEAFAVVGVLGDVIPGVDGVLGRAVFTDLVVDIDWAGQRLVLHPAESFAYPGHGTILPITVDSERGAYAVPACAVVDGGAESCFELVLDTGARQAVGFRESARGRPARPATGLDDIIVGWGSQGPARGFVGRLEELRFEDIALERAVAGFVASDTSSFADGWLGVPVLQRFRTIFDLPNRRLILEPNERLREPFEFDTTGLQVAPPGPGAQHLEVAHVIPGSAAARAGVEVGDRIVAIDDQAVADLDLGALRAGPLVPRSGVEIRLRLLRRGEEIERSLQTERLI, translated from the coding sequence TTGAAGACTAACCTCTCGCGACGGGAGATGGCTGTACCGGATCGCAGTGGCCTGGTCCGGTTCGATGGCGAAATCCACCGGCATCCCACCAGTCTCGCCGGCAGAGCTTGGACGATGAAGCGATGGGCGCGTGGACTCGTGCTCGTCGCCGTGATGGCCTGCGGCGGGCTTGCGCCGGAGCTGGTGGCACAGGACTTGAGCTCGGCGCGAGTGGAGTTCGCGGCCGCCGCGGAGAGCGTTGAGCTGCCGTTCGAGCTCTACCACGGGTTGCCGGTCGTCGACGTGCAGTTGGTGGGCCGGGAAGAGCCGCTGCGGTTGATCCTGGATTCGGGGGCGGCGGTGATGGTGCTCACCGATGGCGCGCTGGTCGACGAGCTCGGCTGGCCGGTGCTGGCCCAGGCCAACGTGCAGGGTCATGGCGACGGCCAGGCGCAGACGGCTCCGCTGGTCGGCGGGGTGGCGCTGCGCCTGGGGGAGGTCCTCGTCTCCGAGGCCTTTGCGGTCGTCGGCGTGCTCGGCGACGTCATTCCGGGGGTCGACGGTGTGCTCGGGCGGGCGGTTTTCACGGACCTGGTGGTCGACATCGATTGGGCCGGGCAGCGCCTCGTCCTGCACCCCGCCGAGAGCTTTGCTTACCCCGGTCACGGCACGATCCTGCCGATCACCGTCGATTCCGAACGGGGCGCCTATGCGGTGCCGGCCTGTGCTGTGGTCGACGGCGGAGCCGAGAGCTGCTTCGAGCTCGTTCTCGATACTGGGGCGCGGCAGGCGGTGGGTTTTCGTGAGAGCGCTCGTGGCCGGCCGGCGCGGCCGGCCACGGGGCTCGACGACATCATCGTCGGCTGGGGCAGCCAGGGACCGGCTCGGGGATTCGTCGGTCGCCTCGAAGAGTTGCGTTTCGAGGACATCGCCCTCGAGCGGGCGGTCGCCGGCTTCGTCGCGTCGGACACTTCGTCCTTCGCCGATGGCTGGTTGGGAGTGCCCGTTCTGCAGCGCTTCCGCACCATTTTCGATCTCCCGAATCGGCGATTGATCCTGGAACCCAACGAGCGCTTGCGGGAGCCCTTCGAGTTCGACACCACGGGCCTGCAGGTGGCGCCTCCGGGACCCGGCGCGCAGCACCTCGAGGTGGCGCACGTGATTCCAGGCTCGGCCGCGGCCAGGGCCGGTGTGGAGGTCGGCGACCGAATTGTGGCGATCGACGACCAGGCGGTTGCCGACCTCGACCTCGGTGCCTTGCGGGCGGGGCCGCTGGTGCCGCGCAGCGGGGTCGAGATCCGGTTGCGTTTGCTGCGTCGGGGCGAAGAGATCGAGCGCTCCTTGCAGACCGAGAGGTTGATCTGA
- a CDS encoding tetratricopeptide repeat protein, whose product MNRTRFQRLRQAAEAALELTGEAREASLRRALRDDPELLAEARALLAAEASSDGFLEDPAIESPPSPAESTWEGKTLGRYRLVRKLGEGGMGAVYLAERSDGEFAKPVAIKVAYRAAWDDELRWRVRRERQILARLEHPHIARLYDGGTWQGVPYFAMEFVDGLPIDDYSQRHQLSLEQRLALFLEVCDAVGFAHRALVVHRDLKPANILVTHRGEPKLLDFGIAKALTADTTEPPTQLGQRPLTPSYASPEQLQGEPVSTASDLYSLGVLLYRLITGELPRRITAFDPAGLDRAFAAEPPAPSRLAAEATAAGPRRSSRDLDAIVTRAIAADPQRRYPTTEHLAADLRAFLAGRPVSARPARLAYRVGLYIRRHRLRTAAAALLLLTAIASLCQSTMQATEIARQRDRALVESRRANETVSFLVDILENTDPSRTGGGGPETLAFATRQIRQRLRDHPLQRADLLATVGRLQLRLGRPDLAADLLTEARDLYRETASPREPQTDGWLASALAERGDYRRAEELYRNALADPRLAPRERARNLSGLGVTHLYAGNLEAATLPLERALNLLARDSQAAELRALTLNRLGLVASLRDGAPAAEPFHRQALAAQQQALGGDHPALAQTLIFLARVQEDRGARREAGESLQQALKLRREAYGEHSPLLGETLLEYSRWLHAEGDLTTSRETLEQGCSILTVARGPQHRDTAACLLGLGQIELALDNLDRAEELLDRSLRRLRTTHPDHHSQALPLRQLAVVAAKRGDFATARQRLEAGLRLAAGALPEEVTFVAEMQHDLGRVLAELGETEQARQWLSTAIQNLEHRLGPEAPRVREARARLATLPSAGAATPTTASISP is encoded by the coding sequence GTGAACCGCACCCGCTTCCAGCGCCTGCGACAAGCCGCGGAGGCAGCCCTCGAGCTCACCGGAGAGGCGCGAGAAGCCAGCCTGCGCCGAGCCCTGAGGGACGATCCCGAGCTGCTCGCCGAGGCGCGCGCCCTGCTGGCGGCCGAAGCGTCGTCGGACGGCTTCCTCGAAGATCCAGCGATCGAGAGCCCGCCCTCGCCCGCGGAGTCCACCTGGGAAGGCAAGACCCTGGGGCGGTACCGCCTGGTCCGCAAGCTCGGGGAGGGTGGAATGGGCGCCGTCTACCTCGCCGAACGCAGCGACGGCGAGTTCGCCAAGCCAGTGGCCATCAAGGTCGCCTATCGCGCGGCCTGGGACGACGAGCTGCGCTGGCGGGTGCGTCGCGAACGGCAGATCCTGGCCCGCCTCGAGCACCCTCACATCGCCCGTCTTTACGACGGCGGAACCTGGCAGGGGGTGCCCTACTTCGCCATGGAGTTCGTCGATGGCTTGCCGATCGACGACTACAGCCAACGCCACCAGCTCTCCCTCGAGCAACGGCTCGCCCTGTTCCTCGAGGTTTGCGATGCCGTCGGCTTCGCCCATCGGGCCCTGGTCGTCCATCGCGACCTCAAGCCGGCCAACATACTGGTCACCCACCGGGGTGAGCCCAAGCTGCTCGATTTCGGCATCGCCAAGGCTCTCACCGCCGACACCACCGAGCCACCGACCCAGCTGGGCCAGCGCCCCTTGACGCCCTCCTACGCCAGCCCCGAGCAGCTCCAGGGGGAGCCGGTCTCGACGGCGAGCGATCTCTACTCCCTCGGCGTTCTCCTCTATCGCCTGATCACCGGCGAGCTGCCGCGCCGCATCACCGCCTTCGACCCGGCCGGCCTCGACCGCGCCTTCGCCGCCGAGCCGCCGGCACCGAGCAGACTCGCCGCCGAAGCGACCGCCGCGGGTCCCCGTCGATCGAGCCGCGACCTCGACGCCATCGTGACGCGCGCCATCGCAGCCGATCCCCAACGGCGCTACCCCACGACCGAGCACCTCGCCGCCGACCTGCGGGCCTTTCTCGCCGGACGCCCGGTGTCAGCCCGCCCGGCCCGCCTGGCCTACCGCGTCGGCCTCTACATCCGGCGTCACCGGCTGCGCACCGCCGCCGCCGCCCTGCTTCTGCTCACCGCTATCGCGTCCCTCTGTCAAAGCACCATGCAGGCGACGGAGATCGCGCGCCAGCGCGACCGTGCCCTGGTCGAGTCGCGCCGCGCCAACGAGACTGTCTCCTTCTTGGTCGACATCCTCGAGAACACGGACCCATCGCGCACCGGTGGTGGAGGACCCGAGACCCTGGCCTTCGCCACCCGTCAGATCCGCCAACGGCTACGCGATCACCCCCTGCAGCGAGCCGACCTCCTCGCAACCGTCGGTCGACTGCAGCTGCGCCTCGGCCGGCCCGATCTGGCCGCGGACCTGCTCACCGAAGCCCGCGACCTCTACCGCGAAACCGCTTCGCCCCGCGAGCCGCAGACCGACGGTTGGTTGGCCTCGGCACTCGCCGAGCGCGGCGACTACCGGCGCGCCGAGGAGCTCTATCGCAACGCTCTCGCCGACCCACGACTGGCGCCGCGCGAGCGCGCCCGGAACCTCAGCGGACTGGGTGTCACCCACCTCTATGCCGGCAACCTCGAGGCCGCCACCCTGCCCCTGGAGCGGGCCCTGAACCTACTGGCTCGAGATTCGCAGGCAGCCGAGCTCCGGGCCCTCACCCTCAATCGGCTCGGCCTGGTCGCCTCCCTGCGAGACGGAGCACCGGCCGCCGAGCCATTCCACCGGCAAGCCCTCGCCGCACAGCAGCAAGCCCTCGGCGGCGACCATCCCGCCCTCGCCCAGACCCTCATCTTCCTCGCCCGCGTCCAGGAAGATCGCGGCGCGCGACGAGAAGCCGGCGAAAGCCTGCAACAGGCTCTAAAGCTACGCCGCGAGGCCTACGGCGAGCACAGCCCTTTGCTTGGCGAAACGCTCCTCGAGTACTCACGATGGCTGCATGCCGAAGGCGACCTGACGACTTCCCGGGAAACCCTCGAGCAAGGCTGCTCGATTCTCACCGTCGCCCGCGGGCCGCAGCATCGCGACACCGCCGCCTGCCTTCTCGGCCTGGGTCAAATCGAGCTCGCCCTCGACAACCTCGACCGCGCCGAGGAACTTCTCGACCGCAGCCTGCGACGCCTGCGCACCACCCATCCGGACCACCACAGCCAAGCCCTGCCGCTGCGCCAACTGGCGGTGGTCGCCGCCAAGCGGGGCGACTTCGCCACCGCCCGGCAGCGACTCGAAGCCGGGCTCCGCCTCGCCGCCGGTGCCCTGCCCGAAGAGGTGACCTTCGTCGCCGAGATGCAGCACGATCTCGGCCGGGTGCTCGCCGAGCTCGGCGAAACCGAGCAAGCCCGACAGTGGCTGTCGACGGCGATTCAAAACCTGGAGCACCGACTCGGCCCCGAAGCGCCGCGGGTCCGCGAGGCGCGCGCCCGCCTCGCCACCTTGCCCTCCGCCGGCGCCGCGACTCCCACGACTGCTAGCATCTCCCCATGA
- a CDS encoding FxLYD domain-containing protein, with protein sequence MSGLRKGCSWVIFVSLVVLFGLYGLGRLIETDRGGGEAVELTAAERAEREAEKEALERANRQDLAAARMAMATGDLAAAREAVGQVRQRAPADSAAIALEAEIRRSSAQRREVDAADRERELLAEVEEASLDRRAKIYRELAELRPENRDYGEQAEALRRQARVDRQRQAERGRAELEILDWRWSSAHGYATASGRVRNLTEKPLKNVEAVVTWTTSSGQTVTIRSAIVEFNPIMPGQVSPFRVMAPHNPQMGGASLSFKRMFGGTLRTRKAE encoded by the coding sequence GTGAGCGGTCTGCGCAAGGGGTGCTCGTGGGTGATCTTCGTCTCTTTGGTCGTCCTGTTCGGGCTCTACGGACTGGGCCGTCTGATCGAGACGGATCGAGGCGGCGGCGAAGCGGTCGAGCTGACGGCTGCCGAGCGAGCCGAACGGGAGGCCGAGAAGGAGGCTCTGGAACGGGCCAATCGCCAGGATCTGGCGGCGGCGCGGATGGCCATGGCGACGGGAGATCTGGCGGCGGCCCGGGAGGCCGTCGGCCAGGTGCGGCAGCGAGCTCCGGCCGACAGCGCGGCGATCGCCCTGGAAGCGGAGATCCGTCGAAGCAGCGCGCAGCGCCGTGAGGTCGATGCCGCCGATCGAGAGCGCGAGCTGCTGGCCGAAGTGGAGGAGGCGAGCTTGGATCGACGCGCCAAGATCTACCGTGAGCTGGCCGAGCTAAGACCCGAGAACCGCGACTATGGCGAGCAGGCGGAGGCCTTGCGGCGGCAGGCTCGGGTCGATCGACAACGGCAGGCGGAGCGCGGCCGGGCGGAGCTCGAAATCCTCGATTGGCGGTGGTCGAGTGCCCACGGCTATGCCACCGCGAGCGGGCGGGTGCGCAACCTGACGGAGAAGCCGCTCAAGAACGTCGAAGCGGTGGTCACCTGGACGACGTCGTCGGGGCAGACGGTCACGATTCGGTCGGCCATCGTGGAGTTCAACCCGATCATGCCGGGTCAGGTGTCGCCGTTTCGGGTGATGGCGCCCCACAATCCGCAGATGGGTGGTGCCAGCCTGAGCTTCAAGCGGATGTTCGGAGGCACCTTGCGGACTCGCAAGGCGGAGTGA
- a CDS encoding alpha/beta hydrolase, translating into MARCLGLLLSALTLLAGADPIDNLVHDEGYQTAPLGSLGKVLELGEGERSIILVSGFGFGAESLLPLAEELAEDWRVLAVTPAGFGGTAAPPMPPVGTSYGDQTWTGGLVTGLLDLIAERRLRRPILAGHLGPASQAVLRLAHRHPDRVAGVVFLAGEVARPLVPGQAVEPAERRRAVDGMWAPSWFRTVSRETWNDGMWPAEVYSRSVVRGRELWQEMVRVPIAVMVRYLCEFLAGDLTAELAELRVPALAVVPGWSEGFADHPSRGNADLFFVDSWRSPPLGVEVETLPGSHLFLGDDQPRGLVDRLDRFWRSVTQSGTGAESRGEP; encoded by the coding sequence ATGGCTCGGTGCTTGGGACTCCTGCTGTCGGCCTTGACCCTGCTGGCGGGGGCGGATCCGATCGACAACCTGGTTCACGACGAGGGTTACCAGACGGCTCCCCTCGGCAGTCTGGGCAAGGTTCTGGAGCTCGGTGAAGGCGAGCGTTCGATCATCTTGGTGTCGGGATTCGGCTTCGGTGCCGAATCCTTGCTGCCCCTGGCCGAGGAGCTGGCCGAGGACTGGCGGGTGCTCGCGGTGACGCCGGCCGGCTTCGGAGGTACGGCGGCACCGCCGATGCCGCCCGTCGGCACCAGCTACGGTGACCAGACCTGGACCGGCGGCTTGGTCACCGGCCTCCTCGACCTGATCGCCGAGCGACGGCTCCGCCGCCCGATCCTCGCCGGCCATCTCGGGCCGGCGTCGCAGGCCGTTCTGCGGCTGGCGCACCGGCATCCGGACCGGGTGGCGGGAGTGGTCTTTCTCGCCGGCGAGGTGGCGCGGCCGTTGGTGCCGGGGCAGGCCGTCGAACCTGCCGAGCGTCGCCGCGCCGTGGATGGGATGTGGGCGCCAAGCTGGTTTCGTACCGTCTCCCGTGAGACCTGGAACGACGGCATGTGGCCGGCGGAGGTCTACAGTCGGAGTGTGGTTCGCGGTCGCGAGCTCTGGCAGGAGATGGTGCGGGTGCCGATTGCGGTGATGGTGCGCTATCTCTGTGAGTTTCTGGCCGGCGACCTGACCGCCGAGCTGGCCGAGCTGCGGGTGCCCGCCCTGGCGGTGGTGCCGGGTTGGAGTGAGGGCTTTGCGGACCATCCCTCCCGGGGCAATGCCGATCTTTTCTTCGTCGATAGCTGGCGCTCGCCGCCGCTGGGGGTCGAGGTGGAGACGCTGCCCGGAAGCCACCTCTTCCTCGGCGACGATCAGCCGCGAGGACTGGTCGATCGGCTCGATCGCTTCTGGCGCTCGGTCACCCAGAGTGGCACCGGAGCAGAGTCTCGGGGGGAGCCGTGA
- the hemF gene encoding oxygen-dependent coproporphyrinogen oxidase, which produces MSLDIPAIADYLRGLQDRITDRLAELDGEQSFHQDDWRRAEGGGGRTRVLAQGALFEQAGVAFSDIQGDHMPAAATRLRPDLAGRRFRALGVSLVLHPHNPYVPTTHANVRFFIAEKPDAEPVWWFGGGFDLTPYYGFDVDAIAWHRTARQACEPFGDGVYERFKERCDEYFFLRHRGETRGVGGLFFDDLNAWGFERSFAFLRSVGDHFLPAYEPIVERRRNTSFGERERQFQLYRRGRYVEFNLLWDRGTLFGIRSDGRTESILMSLPPLVRWQYGFVAEPGSPEALLTERYLKPRDWLAEG; this is translated from the coding sequence ATGAGCCTCGACATCCCTGCCATCGCCGACTACCTGCGCGGATTGCAGGACCGCATCACCGACCGCCTGGCGGAGCTCGACGGCGAGCAGAGCTTTCATCAAGACGACTGGCGCCGGGCCGAGGGCGGTGGCGGACGCACCCGGGTGCTCGCCCAGGGAGCCCTCTTCGAGCAGGCCGGCGTCGCCTTCTCGGACATCCAGGGCGACCACATGCCGGCCGCCGCCACTCGCCTGCGTCCGGACCTCGCCGGCCGGCGCTTTCGCGCCCTCGGCGTCTCTCTGGTCCTCCATCCGCACAACCCCTACGTCCCCACCACCCACGCCAACGTGCGCTTTTTCATCGCCGAGAAGCCCGACGCCGAGCCCGTCTGGTGGTTCGGGGGCGGCTTCGACCTCACCCCCTACTACGGCTTCGATGTCGACGCCATCGCCTGGCATCGCACCGCCCGCCAGGCCTGCGAACCGTTCGGCGACGGCGTCTACGAACGCTTCAAAGAGCGCTGCGACGAGTACTTCTTTCTGCGCCATCGCGGCGAGACCCGCGGCGTCGGCGGCCTGTTCTTCGACGATCTCAACGCCTGGGGCTTCGAGCGCTCCTTCGCCTTCCTGCGCTCCGTCGGCGATCACTTCCTGCCCGCCTACGAGCCCATCGTCGAACGCCGCCGGAACACTTCCTTCGGCGAGCGCGAGCGCCAGTTTCAGCTCTACCGGCGCGGCCGCTACGTCGAGTTCAACCTACTCTGGGACCGCGGCACCCTCTTCGGCATCCGATCCGACGGCCGCACCGAATCGATCCTGATGTCGCTGCCGCCGCTGGTGCGCTGGCAGTACGGCTTCGTCGCCGAGCCGGGGAGCCCCGAGGCTCTTCTCACGGAGCGCTACCTCAAGCCCCGCGACTGGCTGGCCGAGGGCTGA
- a CDS encoding ECF-type sigma factor, whose amino-acid sequence MEAIQQSPEPRGEVTRLLQAWSAGDREAGEHLLPMIYSELRKIAAGTLAHERAHHTLQATELIHQAFLRLVGSPGASWENRAHFFAAAARTVRRLLVEHARRAGAQRRGDGLRPEPLDELAERVPDPAGRRSDDLIALDAALERLQGLDPELAQVVEYRFFAGMSGREIATVLGLSTATVQRRWRLARGFLFRDLGGAVPEP is encoded by the coding sequence ATGGAAGCGATTCAGCAGAGCCCCGAACCCCGCGGCGAAGTGACCCGCCTGCTGCAAGCCTGGTCCGCTGGTGACCGGGAGGCCGGCGAGCACTTGCTGCCGATGATCTACTCGGAACTGCGCAAGATCGCGGCCGGCACCTTGGCCCACGAACGCGCCCACCACACCCTGCAAGCCACCGAGCTGATCCACCAGGCCTTCTTGCGCTTGGTCGGCTCGCCGGGAGCATCCTGGGAGAACCGGGCCCACTTCTTCGCCGCTGCGGCCCGCACCGTGCGGCGCTTGTTGGTGGAGCATGCCCGGCGCGCCGGAGCTCAGCGGCGCGGCGACGGGCTGAGACCGGAGCCCCTCGACGAGCTCGCCGAGCGAGTTCCCGATCCCGCCGGCCGTCGATCGGACGACCTGATCGCCCTCGACGCCGCCCTCGAGCGGCTGCAGGGGCTCGATCCGGAGCTCGCCCAGGTGGTCGAGTACCGCTTCTTCGCCGGTATGTCCGGCCGTGAAATCGCCACCGTCTTGGGACTTTCGACGGCCACCGTTCAGCGACGCTGGCGACTCGCCCGCGGATTCCTCTTTCGCGACCTCGGCGGCGCAGTTCCCGAGCCGTGA
- a CDS encoding DUF4388 domain-containing protein: MAHVLIVEKDRVLATAIEDRLRAAGHSIDLREAAEQLTAKPPAGSVGTIILGIDRGDEPRPEAVAQLLDQFAGRLPLIALSASEDREHRLAALKAGALEFMTKPVDLEELTLRVDRLAGSPDDIFEGNLATYAPWEILESLRYGRRTGVLRIQGTADGGRLTLEEGQIVEATWGALRDEQALLAAASASEGRFRFVAGEGASGKTPLASQEVLLRSRWMVDELERRRHWLPVTGAPLSRLRDEVPEELASHQDLPTEAILEHLRQAPESRIYDFLKALPYAPLAIRLATAWLAEEGCLEEPNSRLGEEAFPTTQALSSSLLLEVAVADLLATARDRGFDAQTVPYLVLFEPEVGEQLDGLFTNLPDTPENQAFHRLGRQLASRRSGSTTLEHESGTLSFHFKALSPAAKPQIEVVAPACAGIMIWLAQGNAEDSVRSAVRRLSGSGGKQPTGVVIAPTDEAQAAVRKLLVRARHWRSTPHPPRSLLAVLRLLRAET; this comes from the coding sequence ATGGCACATGTGCTGATCGTCGAGAAGGATCGAGTGCTGGCGACGGCGATCGAAGATCGTCTGCGCGCCGCCGGCCATTCGATCGACCTCCGCGAGGCCGCCGAGCAACTCACCGCCAAGCCACCGGCCGGCAGCGTCGGCACCATCATCCTGGGCATCGACCGCGGCGACGAGCCCCGCCCCGAAGCCGTGGCGCAGCTCCTCGACCAGTTCGCCGGTCGCCTGCCGTTGATCGCCCTGTCGGCCAGCGAAGACCGCGAGCACCGCCTCGCCGCCCTCAAGGCCGGGGCCCTCGAGTTCATGACCAAGCCGGTCGACCTCGAGGAGCTGACCCTGCGCGTCGACCGGCTGGCCGGCAGTCCCGACGACATTTTCGAAGGCAATCTGGCGACCTATGCCCCGTGGGAGATCCTCGAATCGCTGCGCTACGGACGACGCACCGGCGTGCTGCGCATTCAGGGCACCGCCGACGGCGGACGCTTGACCCTCGAAGAGGGCCAGATCGTGGAAGCCACCTGGGGAGCCCTGCGGGACGAGCAGGCGCTGCTCGCCGCCGCCAGCGCCAGCGAGGGTCGCTTCCGCTTCGTGGCCGGTGAAGGCGCCAGCGGCAAGACGCCCCTCGCCAGCCAGGAGGTGTTGCTGCGCAGCCGCTGGATGGTGGATGAGCTGGAACGCCGGCGGCATTGGCTGCCGGTCACCGGAGCCCCGCTGTCACGGCTCCGCGACGAGGTTCCCGAGGAGCTCGCGAGCCACCAGGATCTGCCCACCGAAGCCATCCTGGAACACCTCCGCCAAGCCCCCGAAAGCCGCATCTACGACTTCCTCAAGGCGCTGCCCTACGCCCCCCTCGCGATTCGCCTCGCCACCGCCTGGCTGGCCGAAGAGGGTTGCCTCGAAGAGCCCAATTCCCGCCTCGGCGAAGAGGCCTTCCCGACCACCCAGGCGCTGAGCTCGTCGCTGCTGCTGGAGGTTGCCGTCGCCGACCTGCTGGCAACCGCCCGCGACCGCGGCTTCGACGCCCAGACGGTGCCCTATCTGGTGCTCTTCGAGCCGGAGGTCGGCGAGCAGCTCGACGGCCTCTTCACCAACCTGCCGGACACTCCCGAGAACCAGGCCTTCCATCGCCTCGGCCGCCAGCTCGCCAGCCGGCGCAGCGGCAGCACGACACTAGAGCACGAAAGCGGAACCCTGTCGTTCCACTTCAAGGCCCTCTCACCGGCCGCCAAACCGCAGATCGAGGTGGTGGCGCCGGCCTGCGCCGGCATCATGATCTGGCTCGCCCAGGGGAACGCTGAAGACTCGGTCCGCAGCGCCGTGCGACGCCTCTCCGGAAGCGGCGGCAAGCAACCCACGGGCGTGGTGATCGCACCCACCGACGAAGCCCAGGCCGCGGTCCGAAAGCTCCTCGTGCGAGCTCGGCACTGGCGGTCGACGCCGCATCCGCCGCGCAGCCTGCTCGCCGTCCTGCGCTTGCTGAGGGCCGAGACGTGA
- a CDS encoding DegV family protein, whose translation MSRRGERPALLVVDPITERRRTLSHALATSYEVVPAVDAAEGQLYAHNLGPAVVVMPASLARSAGGWAFAEAGDDQTLVLLGSGDPSEEEDFPDHALLLPAHGLAREDLIRKIRLVLLAREAGIESDVRFEALIGDLTRVPLLELVQVLSRMRLSARLELVGRGAIRLDGGQLHSARAGNSDDLKAFCRLGRLTEGPLRVTLEDPPPGESSLPGDLSSALVLAIEDSLGDYPPPGDLLSLSVRDGFFETSFNRLQRDILAYAHRQATVQETFDGIAETDGTILREMISLEDAGFLLRETAPTALHVMTDSTSDLPPDLAAEHGIEIVPLTVHLGGRSFKDRVDLQPGSFYELLPKTREHPTTEPPPRQEFARRFAAQPESRQILSLHISSALSETYRNARSADRPGDSAAVIDSRLVSMPLGLLTLFAARLALRGFESDVIVRRVRAMAPRFHTFFVVDTLDYLARGGRIGKARALLGSLLNIKPILGLEDGQIVPVARVRGGRQAHPKILELLRASIDPARPVIAGIAHSSAPVWADRLRSLIHRELEVQEFVIGDMGPVVGAHVGPGTVGATLFQPSADEATDLAPLSRDT comes from the coding sequence GTGAGCCGACGCGGCGAGCGGCCGGCCCTGCTGGTGGTGGACCCGATCACCGAGCGGCGGCGGACCCTCAGCCACGCCCTCGCCACTTCCTACGAGGTGGTGCCGGCGGTCGACGCCGCCGAAGGCCAGCTCTACGCCCACAACCTCGGCCCCGCGGTGGTGGTGATGCCGGCCTCCCTGGCGCGCAGCGCCGGTGGTTGGGCCTTTGCCGAGGCTGGCGACGACCAGACCCTCGTCCTCCTCGGATCCGGTGATCCCAGCGAAGAGGAGGACTTCCCGGATCATGCTCTGCTGCTGCCAGCCCACGGCCTGGCGCGCGAGGACCTGATCCGCAAGATCCGGCTGGTGCTCTTGGCGCGCGAAGCCGGCATCGAAAGCGACGTTCGCTTCGAAGCCCTGATCGGCGACCTCACCCGCGTGCCCCTGCTGGAGCTCGTCCAGGTGCTCAGCCGCATGCGCCTGAGCGCTCGCCTCGAGCTCGTCGGCCGCGGCGCGATTCGCCTCGACGGCGGCCAGCTGCACTCGGCGCGGGCTGGCAACTCCGACGACCTCAAGGCCTTCTGCCGCCTCGGCCGCCTCACCGAAGGACCGCTACGGGTCACCCTCGAAGACCCCCCGCCGGGCGAGAGCTCACTGCCCGGCGACCTGAGCAGCGCCCTGGTCCTGGCCATCGAAGACAGCCTCGGCGATTACCCTCCGCCGGGAGACCTGCTCAGCCTCTCGGTGCGCGATGGCTTCTTCGAGACCTCCTTCAATCGCCTGCAGCGCGACATCCTGGCCTACGCCCACCGCCAGGCGACGGTGCAGGAAACCTTCGACGGCATCGCCGAGACCGACGGCACCATCCTGCGCGAAATGATCAGCCTCGAGGACGCCGGTTTCCTGCTTCGCGAGACGGCGCCGACGGCCCTCCACGTGATGACCGACTCGACCAGCGACCTGCCGCCGGACCTGGCGGCCGAACACGGCATCGAGATCGTTCCCCTCACCGTTCACCTGGGAGGCCGCAGCTTCAAGGACCGCGTCGATCTGCAACCCGGCTCCTTCTACGAGCTGCTGCCGAAGACTCGTGAGCACCCCACCACCGAGCCGCCGCCAAGGCAAGAGTTCGCGCGCCGCTTCGCGGCCCAACCGGAGTCGCGCCAGATCCTCTCGCTGCACATTTCGTCGGCCCTGTCCGAGACCTATCGCAACGCCCGCTCCGCTGACCGTCCGGGTGATTCCGCCGCGGTGATCGACAGCCGCCTCGTCAGCATGCCCCTCGGCCTGCTCACCCTGTTCGCGGCCCGCCTCGCCCTGCGCGGCTTCGAGAGCGACGTGATCGTCCGGCGAGTGCGCGCCATGGCGCCCCGTTTCCACACCTTCTTCGTCGTCGACACCCTCGACTACCTGGCCCGCGGCGGCCGCATCGGCAAGGCCCGGGCCCTGCTCGGCAGCCTGCTCAACATCAAACCCATTCTGGGCCTCGAAGACGGCCAGATCGTGCCGGTGGCGCGGGTGCGTGGCGGCCGCCAAGCACACCCCAAGATCCTCGAGCTGCTGCGCGCGAGCATCGATCCGGCACGGCCGGTGATCGCCGGCATCGCTCATTCCTCGGCGCCGGTCTGGGCCGACCGCCTGCGCTCCCTGATCCACCGCGAGCTCGAGGTGCAGGAATTCGTGATCGGCGACATGGGACCGGTGGTGGGCGCCCACGTCGGCCCCGGCACCGTCGGCGCCACCCTCTTCCAGCCCAGCGCCGACGAAGCGACCGATCTCGCTCCGCTGAGTCGGGACACCTAA